Proteins encoded together in one Ciona intestinalis chromosome 1, KH, whole genome shotgun sequence window:
- the zf(traf/ring)-1 gene encoding zinc finger protein isoform X1, which yields MVKTNYPDSDSKLFVMKNMKLKKRETSNVVRPISTSRLERPASSDSNSSDVKTVASWREIIKPSAFVKELNPKFLCVECKYTLEFPVALSNCEHHACSQCVSRLWKISRSCPLDGKVIDRNEVTIDEKLQIELNNLNMVCPYKHCGCHWEGMFFDFKSHYDECLYTEEVCSNDCGFRCSKHLMDNHLQIECSKRLVVCEFCALHLKAENEIEHLKSCIRFPVTCPKKCGTKEIPREELNAHLELDCQLADKVCPYETVGCTFTCSREKMATHVDECFRKHVSLLCDGFRKQAELLGLQKKQLFEHKQILHDHGKMITKVGREFDSQLLWKISEWSSKKIEAEAAKGTHLSIYVRLCKGEYDALLSWPYRLPIEISLIDQSQDPRARINHTYSLRPNPCKENKPFLGRPTSESNPSFGSQTFMPLDTLNTRDYIRDDAIFIRVSVLHDET from the exons ATGGTGAAAACGAACTATCCAGATTCAGACAGTAAGTTGTTCGTGATGAAGAACATGAAGCTGAAGAAACGTGAAACTTCCAATGTAGTTCGACCGATTTCTACAAGTCGTTTGGAAAGACCAGCAAGCAGCGATTCGAATAGCAGTGATGTTAAAACAGTTGCATCGTGGAGGGAAATCATTAAACCTAGCGCATTTGTTAAGGAACTTAACCCTAA ATTTCTTTGCGTGGAGTGCAAGTACACGCTAGAGTTCCCGGTAGCGTTATCAAATTGCGAACATCATGCCTGCAGCCAGTGTGTGTCACGTCTCTGGAAGATATCGCGATCCTGCCCCTTAGATGGAAAAGTTATTGACAGAAATGAG GTTACGATTGACGAAAAACTACAAATCGAGCTCAACAACTTAAATATGGTGTGTCCTTATAAACACTGTGGTTGCCACTGGGAGGGAATGTTTTTTGACTTTAAG aGCCACTACGACGAGTGTTTGTACACCGAGGAAGTCTGTTCCAACGATTGTGGTTTCCGGTGCTCAAAACATCTAATGGataatcacttacaaattGAATGTTCTAAAAGGCTGGTTGTTTGTGAATTCTGCGCTCTCCACCTGAAAGCAGAAAATGAAATTGAGCATTTAAAGTCTTGTATAAGATTTCCAGTCACCTGCCCGAAAAAATGTGGAACGAAG GAAATACCTCGCGAAGAACTGAATGCCCATTTGGAACTTGATTGTCAGCTGGCCGACAAGGTTTGCCCATATGAGACAGTTGGGTGTACGTTTACG TGTTCGCGTGAAAAGATGGCAACACACGTCGACGAATGCTTTCGTAAACACGTTTCTTTATTGTGCGATGGCTTTCGCAAACAGGCAGAATTGCTcggtttacaaaaaaaacagctgTTCGAGCACAAACAGATACTTCATGATCACGGAAAGATG ATTACAAAAGTTGGCAGAGAATTCGATTCTCAACTTCTTTGGAAGATAAGCGAATGGAGCAGCAAGAAAATAGAAGCAGAGGCAG CAAAGGGGACACACCTATCTATATATGTACGACTCTGCAAGGGAGAATATGATGCATTGCTATCCTGGCCCTACCGTCTACCGATTGAGATCAGCCTAATTGACCAGAGTCAAGACCCAAGAGCAAGAATTAACCACACGTACAGTTTAAGGCCAAACCCGTGCAAG GAAAACAAACCTTTTCTTGGTCGACCAACTTCCGAATCGAACCCAAGCTTTGGTTCTCAGACGTTCATGCCACTGGACACCCTTAACACACGTGACTATATCAGAGATGACGCAATATTTATTCGGGTTTCCGTGTTACATGATGAAACTTAA
- the zf(traf/ring)-1 gene encoding zinc finger protein (The RefSeq protein has 5 substitutions compared to this genomic sequence): MVKTNYPDSDSKLFVMKNMKLKKRETSNVVRPISTSRFKRPASSDSNSSDVKTVASWREIIKPSAFVKELNPKFLCVECKYTLEFPVALSNCEHHACSQCMSRLWKISRSCPLDGKVIDRNEVTIDEKLQIELNNLNMVCPYKHCGCHWEGMFFDFKSHYDECLYTEEVCSNDCGFRCSKHLMDNHLQIECSKRLVVCEFCALHLKAENEIEHLKSCIRFPVTCPKKCGTKEIPREELNAHLELDCQLADKVCPYETVGCTFTCSREKMATHVDECFRKHVSLLCDGFRKQAELLGLQNKQLFEHKQILHDHGKMITKVGREFDSQLLWKISEWSSKKIEAEAGKRTVLQSPLFYSARFQYKLAVLLLPNGDGKAKGTHLSIYVRLCKGEYDALLSWPYRLPIEISLIDQSQDPRARINHTYSLRPNPCKENKPFLGRPTSESNPSFGSQTFMPLDTLNTRDYIRDDAIFIRVSVLHDEI; this comes from the exons ATGGTGAAAACGAACTATCCAGATTCAGACAGTAAGTTGTTCGTGATGAAGAACATGAAGCTGAAGAAACGTGAAACTTCCAATGTAGTTCGACCGATTTCTACAAGTCGTTTGGAAAGACCAGCAAGCAGCGATTCGAATAGCAGTGATGTTAAAACAGTTGCATCGTGGAGGGAAATCATTAAACCTAGCGCATTTGTTAAGGAACTTAACCCTAA ATTTCTTTGCGTGGAGTGCAAGTACACGCTAGAGTTCCCGGTAGCGTTATCAAATTGCGAACATCATGCCTGCAGCCAGTGTGTGTCACGTCTCTGGAAGATATCGCGATCCTGCCCCTTAGATGGAAAAGTTATTGACAGAAATGAG GTTACGATTGACGAAAAACTACAAATCGAGCTCAACAACTTAAATATGGTGTGTCCTTATAAACACTGTGGTTGCCACTGGGAGGGAATGTTTTTTGACTTTAAG aGCCACTACGACGAGTGTTTGTACACCGAGGAAGTCTGTTCCAACGATTGTGGTTTCCGGTGCTCAAAACATCTAATGGataatcacttacaaattGAATGTTCTAAAAGGCTGGTTGTTTGTGAATTCTGCGCTCTCCACCTGAAAGCAGAAAATGAAATTGAGCATTTAAAGTCTTGTATAAGATTTCCAGTCACCTGCCCGAAAAAATGTGGAACGAAG GAAATACCTCGCGAAGAACTGAATGCCCATTTGGAACTTGATTGTCAGCTGGCCGACAAGGTTTGCCCATATGAGACAGTTGGGTGTACGTTTACG TGTTCGCGTGAAAAGATGGCAACACACGTCGACGAATGCTTTCGTAAACACGTTTCTTTATTGTGCGATGGCTTTCGCAAACAGGCAGAATTGCTcggtttacaaaaaaaacagctgTTCGAGCACAAACAGATACTTCATGATCACGGAAAGATG ATTACAAAAGTTGGCAGAGAATTCGATTCTCAACTTCTTTGGAAGATAAGCGAATGGAGCAGCAAGAAAATAGAAGCAGAGGCAGGTAAACGAACTGTTCTGCAGAGTCCACTATTTTACTCGGCACGTTTCCAATATAAACTGGCCGTGCTGCTTTTGCCGAACGGAGATGGAAAAG CAAAGGGGACACACCTATCTATATATGTACGACTCTGCAAGGGAGAATATGATGCATTGCTATCCTGGCCCTACCGTCTACCGATTGAGATCAGCCTAATTGACCAGAGTCAAGACCCAAGAGCAAGAATTAACCACACGTACAGTTTAAGGCCAAACCCGTGCAAG GAAAACAAACCTTTTCTTGGTCGACCAACTTCCGAATCGAACCCAAGCTTTGGTTCTCAGACGTTCATGCCACTGGACACCCTTAACACACGTGACTATATCAGAGATGACGCAATATTTATTCGGGTTTCCGTGTTACATGATGAAACTTAA
- the LOC100177851 gene encoding uncharacterized protein LOC100177851: MWQTKMKLKVTVESDNKGSKFFEIKRNVTWRSEKVEISTSLLKSVPPTLLFTFLKKAAISAAVCNALIKNYPKIETSNFRDNAGVLVCDVTNDEAFHNDVISGGVDSGLQAELQRLVKGLEGELINPDSINIKCTAEGFSLDSYNEIRKRNKNNNPNSTYVSKKTATETSKPDAPPVSKHDEPPSATSVKHATENTEKDETRVDAPTESERVHFFDLFENFEDFMKGIDDDDKELCWNNKQYKEALPVLLKDMDRVDMDEKDRGVLQLKIGLCLMQVGRVRESASYISDGIESLKRGEPSSSRCEQLGDSVREIAKRYRECGQMKKAMHILKCAAWLYQRVNDTTTVYASLMKCLVDLRRLGVKNSPSILKSMHDVYDAIFRIQETRMHSQATMISQCMACFYLGCALTDVDKENEALGKFKLSVDLFEEKLGVHAKLQNLYGVCLQNLGTCLVSEGRLYEAEETYVKALESENMATDWDSPSEKQRSITMTERSLTSLRLRIAKRSAS, from the exons ATGTGGCAAACGAAAATGAAACTCAAGGTTACTGTTGAAAGTGATAACAAAGGCAGCAAGTTCTTCGAAATCAAACGAAATGTAACATGGCGCTCGGAAAAAGTGGAAATATCGACCTCACTTTTAAAAAGCGTCCCCCCAACCCTGCTTTTTACCTTCCTTAAAAAGGCAGCTATTTCTGCAGCAGTTTGCAATGCTCTTATCAAAAACTATCCCAAAATTGAAACCTCGAATTTTCGCGACAACGCGGGAGTtttggtatgtgacgtcacaaacgacgAGGCATTTCATAATGACGTAATCAGTGGTGGTGTTGACAGCGGTCTGCAGGCAGAACTTCAAAGATTAGTAAAAGGGCTCGAAGGTGAATTAATAAATCCCGACAGCATCAACATCAAGTGTACAGCAGAAGg ATTCTCATTAGATAGCTACAATGAAATCAGAAAACGAAACAAGAACAACAACCCAAACAGTACTTATGTCAGCAAAAAAACAG CAACAGAAACTTCTAAACCTGACGCACCACCAGTTTCTAAACATGATGAACCACCATCAGCCACCAGTGTAAAACATGCAACTGAAAACACAGAGAAAGATGAGACAAGGGTTGACGCACCGACCGAATCTGAAAGGGTTCACTTCTTTGACTTATTCGAAAACTTTGAAGATTTTATGAAAGGAATTGATGACG ACGACAAAGAATTGTGTTGgaacaataaacaatacaaGGAAGCTCTTCCAGTTCTTCTTAAGGATATGGACAGGGTCGACATGGATGAAAAAGATCGCGGAGTTCTTCAGCTTAAAATCGGCCTTTGCTTGATGCAAGTGGGTCGTGTAAGAGAAAGTGCAAGTTACATTTCCGATGGAATCGAAAGCCTTAAGCGAGGAGAGCCAAGTTCCAGTCGATGTGAGCAACTGGGAGATTCTGTGCGTGAAATTGCTAAAAGGTATCGAGAGTGCGGACAAATGAAAAAAGCAATGCATATTTTGAAGTGCGCTGCTTGGCTGTACCAACGAGTGAACGACACAACTACAGTTTATGCCAGCCTTATGAAGTGTTTGGTTGATTTAAGACGTCTCGGTGTAAAAAACAGtccaagtattttaaaatctatgCATGATGTATATGATGCAATTTTCCGCATTCAAGAAACAAGAATGCATAGCCAAGCAACCATGATATCTCAATGCATGGCTTGCTTTTATTTGGGGTGCGCACTTACCGACGTGGACAAAGAGAACGAGGCATTGGGGAAGTTCAAACTTTCTGTCGACTTGTTTGAAGAAAAACTCGGTGTACATGCAAAGTTACAGAACTTGTACGGAGTTTGCCTACAAAATCTTGGCACTTGCTTGGTAAGTGAAGGGAGACTGTATGAAGCAGAGGAGACGTATGTTAAAGCTCTGGAAAGCGAAAACATGGCGACAGACTGGGATAGCCCGAGCGAAAAGCAAAGGTCGATAACAATGACGGAACGAAGCTTGACGTCACTTCGATTGAGAATAGCAAAAAGATCGGCttcataa